Proteins encoded within one genomic window of Panicum virgatum strain AP13 chromosome 1N, P.virgatum_v5, whole genome shotgun sequence:
- the LOC120657231 gene encoding geranylgeranyl diphosphate reductase, chloroplastic: MTSLSSAVALPSSCRARPAGGCRRARLLVTRAAASSPKLPNGRRLRVAVVGGGPAGGAAAEALAKGGVETVLIERKMDNCKPCGGAIPLCMVSEFDLPLDLVDRKVRKMKMISPSNVAVDIGRTLAPHEYIGMVRREVLDAYLRSRAQSAGAEVVNGLFLRYEAPKEPNGSYVVHYNHYDSSNGKAGGEKRSLEVDAIVGADGANSRVAKDMGAGDYEYAIAFQERVKIPDDKMAYYEERAEMYVGDDVSPDFYGWVFPKCDHVAVGTGTVTHKADIKKFQAATRLRAKDKIEGGRIIRVEAHPIPEHPRPKRVAGRVTLVGDAAGYVTKCSGEGIYFAAKSGRMCAEAIVAGSANGTRMVEESDMRKYLAEFDRLYWPTYKVLDILQKVFYRSNAAREAFVEMCADDYVQKMTFDSYLYKRVVPGNPLDDIKLAVNTIGSLVRATALRREMEKVTL; this comes from the exons ATGACTTCCCTCTCCTCCGCCGTGGCATTGCCGTCCTCGTGCCGGGCCCGTCCGGCGGGCGGCTgccggcgggcgcggctgcTGGTGACGCGGGCCGCGGCGTCGAGTCCCAAGCTGCCGaacgggcggcggctgcgggtggcggtggtgggggGCGGccccgcgggcggcgccgcggcggaggcgctggCCAAGGGCGGCGTGGAGACGGTGCTCATCGAGCGGAAGATGGACAACTGCAAGCCCTGCGGCGGGGCCATCCCGCTGTGCATGGTGTCGGAGTTCGACCTGCCGCTGGACCTCGTGGACCGCAAGGtgaggaagatgaagatgatttcGCCGTCCAACGTCGCCGTCGACATCGGCCGCACGCTCGCGCCGCACGAGTACATCGGCATGGTCAGGCGCGAGGTGCTCGACGCCTACCTTCGCTCGCGGGCCCAGTCCGCCGGCGCGGAAGTCGTCAATGGCCTCTTCCTAAG GTACGAGGCGCCCAAGGAACCGAACGGCTCATACGTGGTGCACTACAACCACTACGACAGCAGCAACGgcaaggccggcggcgagaagcggTCGTTGGAGGTGGACGCGATCGTGGGCGCGGACGGCGCCAACTCCCGCGTGGCCAAGGACATGGGCGCCGGCGACTACGAGTACGCCATCGCGTTCCAGGAGCGCGTCAAGATCCCCGACGACAAGATGGCGTACTACGAGGAGCGCGCCGAGATGTACGTCGGCGACGACGTCTCGCCCGACTTCTACGGCTGGGTGTTCCCCAAGTGCGACCACGTCGCCGTCGGCACCGGCACCGTCACGCACAAGGCCGACATCAAGAAGTTCCAGGCCGCCACGCGCCTCCGCGCCAAGGACAAGATCGAGGGCGGCAGGATCATCCGCGTCGAGGCGCACCCCATCCCCGAGCACCCAAGGCCCAAGAG GGTGGCCGGGCGTGTGACGCTGGTGGGCGACGCGGCGGGGTACGTGACCAAGTGCTCCGGCGAGGGCATCTACTTCGCGGCGAAGAGCGGGCGGATGTGCGCGGAGGCGATCGTGGCCGGCTCCGCCAACGGGACGCGGATGGTGGAGGAGAGCGACATGCGCAAGTACCTGGCGGAGTTCGACCGGCTCTACTGGCCGACCTACAAGGTGCTCGACATCCTGCAGAAGGTGTTCTACCGCTCCAACGCGGCGCGGGAGGCGTTCGTGGAGATGTGCGCCGACGACTACGTGCAGAAGATGACCTTCGACAGCTACCTCTACAAGCGCGTCGTGCCGGGCAACCCGCTCGACGACATCAAGCTCGCCGTCAACACCATCGGCAGCCTCGTCAGGGCCACCGCGCTGCGCCGGGAGATGGAGAAGGTCACCTTGTGA